The DNA window aTGGAGTGATGAATTTATaagttttaataaataatataaaaatgcaACTATACTCTTAAGTACTgtatatacattttttttaaaagtggtCTTATATGATGTGGGTGTACCAGAGGCTATGATTTTGACTTATTTAAAAGTAAAGTCTAAAGTGTGACTCTCTTCTCGTGAGAAGAAGCTAGATGTATTGGAAAAAATTCCTTCACTTCAGGCTAGCTACAATTGGCATATACGCCATTTGAATGATTCTAGACGTTTTACAGCAAGAGAAATCTAGCAAGAAATGACACTAAACAAGCAATAATACTGAAGACGTGGTCAACCACCGCTTAGGCGGGAATCCATAACTATAATGAGTAGCATGTCTCAATGGGAGTAAATTACAACAATATTGAAACTAAAAATGTGTAACGGACTGAATCAAAGGCTTTTTTTCGAGAAGCGAGTAGTTACTTGAGAATCCTGTGCTTCTCACTCCTCGAGGAACTAATCATTTAGGTTTAGGAAACTCCTCGTCTCTAAAAAGAGGACACTTACTTAGTTCAGTGcaacaacaaaagaaaatatcCTTACCCCTTTTTATCATGCGGGAAGATCAAACTCTTTAACTAAATCTACTTCTGCTATCCTCACTTAATAACATAAgtgtacatatttagaatgttTAGGCCGATCAGTCAAGCCAGAACCCGAAGAGGAAGGTAAGTGCGAGACATGATGGATAGAAAGATATGATTAGCCTCAAGAAGACTATTAAACCAACTCGGCCTAGAACCCATAACCCGGAATGGATCTCTAGCCCAGTTGAGGTCCCTAGCCGGTTAAGGAAGCTTCTACAGGTCGGCAGGAATCATTACGAATGACCTCATAGCCATTCTACCATAGTCACCCGTAACCGTCACTCACATAAAAGGACCCCGCCTTTACGAAAGTTACAATCCCTTAATGACCAAACGGTGGGGGTTACTATAGTTTGCTCATTATGGAGGGAAACCAAGGTCCCTCATTAATGACAGTGATTATGGCTCCAGCATCTATAAAAAGGGCTCCCacatgagggataagcaagacacattCCATCTTGAACTTGCATCATTTGCACTGCTCAAATCTCTAAAGATAAACACTCACAAACTCCTATGTGACCTCGTCGGAATCATCTTCCGGgaggtaatcaaaagtgttctgcTGAAATATTTGGCGCCCACTGTGGGGCCTAGGTAAAACTTTCCCAGGCCACATATTTGTCTTAAAAATGATTGCACAATTTGGGTGATTCATTGGATGATGCAACAAGGAGAGAATGATTATAAGATTGAATTATGAAAAATTTACATAAcactaattttttttcatttcttttataTTATGTGAATATTTTAACAATGACTTTTGCAAAATTATGCTAACAGGTGGATGAAGGGTCGAGACTAAAAATTGCACTACAACTGACATTAGATCCTTTTAACAACAAAAGAGATTTAATGTTGAAATATTCATTGACACACAAACAAGACTTTATGAAAGGAACCCTGCTAagtagaataaatgaaattatttataGTCCTTAAAGATTCTTAAATGATTATTTTTGCAATTATATTTTCACTATGTTATTGATTGGTGTgaacaatattttatttatgtaattatAATTTTGCTTGATCATCTATTATGTCCTTAATTTTTTGGATAAatgactttttttattttaacatatgATGTACTATTGGAATGACAAGTCAactcttaaaaaaaatatttatgttgtTACTAAGAATAATAAAATCAAGTCTCATTAATCAAAGTGGTGAGAAAATCTTAACCTTTTCAATCCAACAACCAGTTGCTGCTAAAATGACAAACTTTCCGCAAGTGAGTCTCCGACAGGATTATTTCGGTCACTACATAAGACACAACTGCTTCAGCTGCTGTCTCTCTATCATACTGAATCTAGATTTCatcttttattaaattattataaacatTGTTGGTTCTCTCATCATTCGTATTATTGAACCACAAATTGAAgtaatttatctttaaaaaaaccaAACTACTTATATTATTTATGAATGGAATTTGTTTTAACATCGCGGTTCACTGACGAAACTTTCAATGCCTATGAGTGAATGGTACTTACCGTAGAATAGAAAGATCACTGCATTACAAACTTCAAACATCGGTGCAAATACTAGTCGTCGTCGCTTGCTTTCATTAGCAATCAGAGTTGTAGATCGCTTTGTTTCCGCCGAATCTCGCTGATGGGCACTTTCACCGCCACCGACATGATCTCATATGCCTTTGAATTAAAGAGATGCAGTGAATTAACGTGGTGGAAGAGGAGATTCTTGGAAGTTCAGATTGGTAACATAATGGAATGGGAGGTTGGAAGGGGAAAAATTAATACTTTTAATTTTCAAtcaatataaaatagaaaatattaactctatttttcatttttttaattaaagggTAAAATAGATAAagtgtaataataatattaaagataaaaacaattaaaaatttataacttaaaaatttaataaaatgattattaatattaaaaaatacaaatggCATAATGTTATATGTCCATCAAAAGATGGATAATAATTTTGGGATTCACCTAATCCCCAGCTTTCCATAATAGTGCTAGCTTCCCATCATCGTAACTTctagtgcatgtttggtttgacttttgaaaaggccaaaagcaattctagaggtgtagaatCAATTATGGgtaattttaagatgtttggtttgataaaagtagaattgattctgtctccagaattgattctacttgaaactagaatttgtagcttctgcctccagaattgattctggatgatttttacactgtaatttattattcaactcacttttacaaaaatatatccaaacataaattagttcagctaaactcaattctactagaatcaattctaccaaactcaattctactagaatcaattctgtccaccgccaatccaaacacacctaATTATGTTGAAAAGTTGACAACCACACCTCCTAAATTTGACCCTATCTCATTTACAATTCACGTGAAACACTTTAAACAAGGAGTCACAATGCTTTTTCTTCTATTTACTTTTTTTGTCAAGAATTTATGCTGATAGATGACAAAAGTGAATGCTAACGAATgtgtttttttaatgttatttcaatattataaataTGATATGATTTTCTCATTAAAAGGTTTCATCACCTCCcttctattttgattttgttaAGAACAATTCAGTTTtacttatctatttatttatttataatattgagaattattttagaattttgaagaaaaattcaaGTGCACATCGTAGCAATAATAAAGTATGTGACTGaacttttaaatttaaatgttaaataaTTGGATCTTTATAGTCTTTGAGTCTATTAATTTATTACTCCTCCACAATGAGTGACTCATTAGGTCATTTCACACAAAAAGTATATAAAAGTAAGAGAAACGataatatttttactatagtACTCCTATCATGTATTGGGAATgatgaaattttaattaattaaaggatagaattgaaaaaaatatatattaaaaattggaATGGATCATTCATTTTTGAAcactattttatttcaaatatgtcACTTATTATAGGaggggacggagggagtatttattATTAGTCTCATATATAAAGTGTTTTTGACACGTTTGAAGGTacaataaatttaaaattgtcttttattttattagataattttctctttcattttagtatagaatttataattttataatttaaaattattagaattagaattgattttatttgaaaataaaatttaaatatttttatattaatataccATTTATcccactttttaaaaaaatttatatatatatatatatatatatatatatatatatatatatatatatatatatatatatatatatatatatatatatcaacttaCATTCAACTccttttaatcaaaattaatcttATATAATTAACttactcaaaataaaaaaatttcaccGCAAAATCGAAAACTCTTCCCATGTCAAAATTAAATGtcgtttataaatatattataaataatatacaaaataataattaaatgatataataaataaataataattcattACTATATTAAAATGTGAAAATGACATTCAGTTTTAAACAATTTTGATTTCATAAAACAAGTTAAAATAACATGTCACCACGATTTTTTCAGCATTTCTTTTGACTTGTCAAAATCACCCAAACGTACCAAACATGTGATGAAAGGGATGGGATGTAGACAGAATGACGTCCGTGACTATCCATACAATAAGCGTGCCTTAATTCTTTTGAGATTCAAATTTTTGTTTgattaataacaaaaaaaatttaatccaTAATCATACACTAACACCATATTTCACTCACCATACTGATAAATAATGAAATATTATCATAAGACAAATGCTAATATATATTCTAAGGAAacgatttattttttataaaaataaattttaaatttgactttatttcaattaaattttttaattatggtGCCTTTAGAGCAGCAACATCCTAATTTGTGCCATAATTAGGATCTTTCTAACTTGTGCTATAAAGACACATGTTAAAaatactataattaaaaaaattatagaagtATCAAAATTTGTGTGATTAATCaactttataattttattaagcaATATTTTATTAACAAATTTTGTTTTGCTACTAAAAATTATTTGTAATATCTAAGTATTTATTAACTAACTTCATAATTTtctataaaatctataaaataaaattttctatttaacgtaattaataaaatacatatGGCTCATTTTAATTGGTGACAAGACTTATTGGATATATCAAGGCAAACTAGATGCCACTCATACTTTCTATAAATGGGTGGAACTGATTTTTAAGGAATACACATCTTTCCATACAAAGTTGTAATAAAAGATGAAGATTTCATACACCTCAAACTCATTTGGcttattcatcatcttcactgcACTCCTATGCATATACTTTGCCattcaaaaaaataatacatCATCATTCTCAAGTATATCTTCAACCGTGGAGAACACAACCAATAAATATTCTTCCATATTGGGTCCTAAATTTGATAAGCTTCCAAATCAAGATGATGTTATACAATTATTTCAACAATGGAAGAAAGAACATGGACGAGTCTACGGTGACCTAGAAGAGATGGCAAAGAAATTTGACATTTTTGTTACAAATTTGAAACATATTATAGAGACTAATGCAAAGAGAGACTCGCCGCATAACGTTGTTCTTGGTCTGACCAACTTTGCTGATTGGAGCTTCAAGGAGTTCAATGAAATATACTTGAATATCGACAATGATGACACCACAGATATTGAGATGAACGATGATGTTGATGAATTAACATGTAGCAATCCACCTTCATCCTTGGATTGGAGGTCAAAAGGAGTTGTCACTCCTGTTAAAGATCAAGGCACTTGTGGTAACTATAAAGATAGGAAACAAAGTTTAAATGTTGTAAATATTGTAAAACGATATTGATCAAATTGCattttgtttttattaggttCTTGTTGGGCATTCGCGGGTATAGGTGCCATTGAAGGAATAGTAGCAATAATAACGAATAATCTTACCCGCCTCTCAGAGCAAGAGGTTCTGGATTGTGACAATAGAAGTTATGGTTGTGCAGGTGGAGCTTCGCCGTTAGCGTTCATGTGGGTTATAGAAAACAAAGGAGTTGCGTTGGAGAAAGATTATCCTTATAGGGCAGGGAAGGGTGTTTGCAATGCCTCAAAGGTTCTTAATATCtgtcataaatatttttatatatcttTCTTAAATTGCTATATTAATTTAACTACCTCCTTTGTTTATGAATTGTAGATTCCAAATAGTCCAATCAGTGCCATTGATTCAATTAATCAGGTGACCATATCAGAGAAGGGACTAGTGTGTGCAGTTGCGAAGCAACCAATTGCAGTGAGTTTTGATGTCGAACAAGATTTTCAACATTACACCGATGTAAGTCG is part of the Vicia villosa cultivar HV-30 ecotype Madison, WI unplaced genomic scaffold, Vvil1.0 ctg.005879F_1_1, whole genome shotgun sequence genome and encodes:
- the LOC131642843 gene encoding zingipain-2-like, which encodes MKISYTSNSFGLFIIFTALLCIYFAIQKNNTSSFSSISSTVENTTNKYSSILGPKFDKLPNQDDVIQLFQQWKKEHGRVYGDLEEMAKKFDIFVTNLKHIIETNAKRDSPHNVVLGLTNFADWSFKEFNEIYLNIDNDDTTDIEMNDDVDELTCSNPPSSLDWRSKGVVTPVKDQGTCGSCWAFAGIGAIEGIVAIITNNLTRLSEQEVLDCDNRSYGCAGGASPLAFMWVIENKGVALEKDYPYRAGKGVCNASKIPNSPISAIDSINQVTISEKGLVCAVAKQPIAVSFDVEQDFQHYTDGIYEGPNCPVDSIKTNHAMLIVGYGSIDGEDYWIVKNSWGTSWGRDGYIFVKRNTDKKYGVCAINAKAYNPTKNK